A region of the Falco peregrinus isolate bFalPer1 chromosome 4, bFalPer1.pri, whole genome shotgun sequence genome:
GAGAAGGTCTATTCTGTGTTGCACAGGTGTGGCGGTGGCCTGcctcccctcttcccaggcTGTGCCCTCGGAGAGGAGCTGGTGCTAGCACAAACTCTCCCATCTCcacagtggctggaaagcttGGGAGTGTACCCTCTCCCCCACTGTGCTCGCCAGTGAACCCACTCCTCACTAACAATGCACTACATCAACACTGAGAGACCAAACGCAGCAGACCAGCACACACAACCAACTTCATCCCTTTTTCTGACTGCTAGAAGGGATGCAGTATGTCTGCAGTGATAGATTGTTGCAGCCTCAGCAGGAGGTGATACTGTCACAGTGTGCCTTCACACATCTACCTCACCATTATTTGGGTTAGCCCAGCAGGTAACTCACTCGCAGTCTGCCTGCTCATACAACATACTCAGAGATGCTCCCCGTCACTCTCATTACTGTCTGTCGGTAGAAAGCCGATCTTTCCTGACCTTTGTAATTCTATGCCTGTATTTAGGCTGTGCATTTTGTATGAGAGGTACTCTTGGGATACTTAGGGACTGCAGCAATAAGCTGGGCACTTACTGTGTTGTCCCATGTGCTTTGATTTATGGATTCACTATACCTTGTTGGAATGCCTTGTTCCATATTAAGATTAGTTTAcccaggttaaaaaaaaattgcagacgTCTATGTCTTTACATTAACAGTAGGTGCTGCAGTtacaaatgtttataaaatacataGATGTAGAATTGAAAGGAATGCCGTTTGATTACCTTACACAACGAGTAACTAGCAGGTTAATCTTAAATTGGATTATGTCACTGTTCTAACTTTGCCATGAAAAAATTGTCTACTTTTTTCCAGCTATACTAGTTGAtacaataaaacataaaagcttTATTCTCAAACATTCTGTGTTATGTTATTTTATAACTTACTGGTATTTTCATTGTATAAGCCATAATGCATGCAAATTTAAATTCTTCAGAACTTCCTCATTTACAGTGTTAACtcagatttctgtttctctagATGAACCATTTTTTAGCACAGCAGTATGCAGTACAGAGTCCAATGGGTCAACAATTTCCTTACTATCAGATGACTCCACTACTGCCTTCAAATTTATACTTTTCTCCCAATCAGAATCAAGCTGCAAATTTTAAGTCTGCACAGAGTTCTTTTGAATTGGCCCTGCCACATGCAAGTGACAGTCAAGTGCACCAGGTGGATGAAGGCACCtctaaaagaaagagagaacagCAAAGTTGTGACAGTGACACTAGTGTTGAGGatgacaaaatgaaacaaagagaGCGTGACCAAAAATACAAGAAGTGCAAAACTAAGAAAAAGGCGCATTAATACTGTGTAACTGGAttaatcttttttcattatttgctatttttatttgagATAAATATAATCTTTCATCTTTGCACTTTATTAAAAAGGAGTGTTCAAGATCcatattatttttgaaatgtgttctGCATAAAGTATACTGATACTTTATTTAGTCTCAAcctatttaaaaaggaaagtactATTTAAGGTATAGGAAATGTTTAAGAAGCTAAAGTTTTcctaataaaggaaaaaaccttgTTGGTGTCCTGTTCATatcccatccccaccccccccgcagGAAGCATGGAAGGCCTTTATTTCACTAACATAGGACTGtatgaaaatacataattacAGCCACTCATGAAGCATATGTATCATTATCACTTACAGAATGTATTTTTGTGAATGGTGTAAAAATTTTCTGGAGCCATTTGAAGAGGTGAGAAGGCTAGAAATTGTAAATGAGATGTACTCATCACTGAAGTATCAACacctgtaactttttttctgatttagcTCTGTTGTTACTTTCAGATAGGATCACCCTTGTATGGTTGTTCggactgtttttttccagtaataaATTTGAGGTAAAATAGTGCAAATGCACATAACTGCAATGTCAATACTCAAATGAGTGTGTGTTAAGAAAAAAgggattttggttttattaaacTCAGTTTTATTGGTTACAATATTGGTTGCTTGAAAGGAATACTTTTCATCCTTACACTGGTGTTGAGAAAGAATATCCAAGTTTACTGGTTTAAAGGTGATGTGTTTTACAAGCCCAAATGAGTTTCAGAAGTGGAAGAACATTAAGTTTGCAATGATTTCTCTTTTGTTGAATAAGATAAATCACAGCTAATAAAATCACTTTCTCTAGATGCTGCTTTTAACTTTCCAAAGGGATTACTTCTTTAGCCTAAGAGACATTCCTATAACGCCACAGGATGGCAACCACGAAATGACATCAGCAACTGCATTCAATCTTCTCTAGAAAGAACTTGGGGTAACAAAGAGTTGTGCCTTAAGTAAGATTTATACCTTATGTTTTAAGAAACTTGAGAAGTCTGCCCCATCCTTTTCTTCTCTACCCTTCCACACAAACATGTGcccctttttcatttttttcccattttttccccactagtATCTTCAAGACTAAGCTATGTAGACATAATCTAACTTCTGTTGGAAGATACAATGCTGACATTATACCAGTAAGTCACTGATCACAAAAGTTCCCGCAATAATGGAAAAAGTTAACAAATACACTGGAGTTCTTTAAACCTGTTCCCTATGTTAAAGAAATTTAATCAAGCAGAGGAAGAATGTTAACAGTAGCTTAAGTTATAAGTGAAGTTCATcaaatggaagagaaaacacaTGCCCAAACTAGAGTTAGCCAACAGGAAGAGATGCTTAGTCAGGTCTACGCTAATGTGTCCTTCCAGACTTCCCTAGTGGATAGTAAGATAATCTGTTTTATGCAATTACACTCTACAAAAGGAATGTCAAGGAGGATCATATTGCATATGGCTGGTAAAATATCAATACAGTTCTTctaaagaaacaatttttcttactctctttcttcccagtcttttttttctttttttcctgagggaTGTACGGATTTTAACACCTCTCAATATCCGTTTACCTAAAACTCATCGGGGtgttaaatgcagaaaagctggGAATGTGGCAATGTGCTTAAGTTACTTCAGCTATAACAAAATTTCTTTTGCACATCTGTAACTTAAGACAGCACTTTAGTGAGGGCCCTGTTGATACTTTAACCACATTGTCACCATGTTTAGGtaataaaatactggaaaaaaaaccctaaaacattTGAATTTGGCCTCAAACCCCTATCTGTTTCAGtcactttaaaaaatctttatgaatatgaaattaatgttttctatgTTAGTTGTGATTtgaaattattgttattttgcCCTGGTCTTTCACTTCCCATGCTACTAGCCTGCCGCAGGactttgctttccctgctgtcacAAGGTCTTGCATTTATACTTGTTTCTCTGTATGTATGTATCACAGGGAACACAGTGCATGGTTAGTTCCGTTACAATCTCCCAAACGTGGGACAAATCAGCATCGCTGTGGTCAGTGATGCATTCTCATTTAAGGTGGCAACGTGCCAGGTCAACAACAGCCAAAGGGGAGGTGCGATATTAACTAAAGAGTAAAAAATCAAGATACTGATCTTTAGTAACTTCAAAAAACTTTACGTTCAAGAAGAAAACTACAGCAATGGAAATTGCTATTATAGGTTCACTCCTTCCTATCTCTACACCTAAATACTAGCGAGCAAGCTGTATGAATCCTCCAAAAAGCAAATACTAAAATGTATTGGTAAATAAGAAAGGTCAAAGCTTGCTGATGTGGTCCACACTCTGCCAGTGTTCCCAGTGCTACAGCATCGGCCAGGGACAGGCCAGTTTCAGCTGCCGGCCCCACAGCACACATGGGCTTCCTCGGTTTTGTCCAAGGGTGTTTTGAGCTGGATGTGTGGGGCAGCCACGGCCTGCAGCGACCCGCCGGCACTGTGGGTcatggctggtgccagggcTCGCTGTGGGCCCACTGCTAAGCAAGGGCGGTTGTTTGGCACGTTCTGACACACGGATGAAGTGCTGGTAGCAGACATCCAGCGGGCAGCTAGCGGGAAGGGGAAAACCAAGGGTTTTTACACAAGACAGTCACAAGACAGGACGCACAGACACCGCCGCAGGCCGCCCCCTCAGTCTgccgcggcgctgcccgccggcaCGGCTCGCAGCGGGCCCACCGCCCACCGGGCCGGCCGCCTCGGCGGCAGCAGGTGCCGCTCTGCGCGCACAGCGCCTTCGCCGCCGGCTCTGCGGCCGGGCCGCTCCACGGGCCTCGCCGGCTGCGGGGGGAGGAGGGCCGGGCCCCAGCTCCCCCGACGGCCCCTCCCGCGGGGCAGCCGCTAAGCCGGTGGCCGCCGCCGCAGGGAGCCATGGCCGCCTCCCGCGGGAAGCGCGGCGGCTCCTACCGGCACCCGCGTCCCGGCAGCGCGCAGGTGAGAGCGcgtgggggcggggggagggggcggtcccgggggggcgggggtacCTGCCgcccggggctgctgctcccccgGCGGGGGCCTGCTTCGGAGCCGGTGGGGCGTAGTGTAGGATTCGTGCTCGGGGTGTGCCAAACCCCCGCAGGTGACAGTACGCCCCGGGTGTGGCCTCGGTTCGTGAGGAGGGGAACAGGGGTTTGTTCAGTACGTCTTGTTCTTTTCTGGAGGGAATAGGAACTTTGCCACAGATAGGAGTAGGATTTAAGCAGGGCGTGTTTGTGACCACGATTCTGCTGTGCCCTTCGATAGCACTAGTAAAAGGCGACAGTTAAGCCAGCAGCGCTGCGCGGGTGTCACCATCGCGGCCGTGGCGAGCGGACACCGGCAGTGGGGCGAGCGGGTGCCCAGGCGGGGGGGTGTTGGAGCGGGAGGGCGTACGtactgttttgtatttgtttcttggGTTATCGTTTAGTTATTTGGCTTTTTACTGAAAGTACGAGAAAAATTGTGGAAAATACCGAGGGTCTGGCAGCGCCCGCCGCACAGGGGTTCGGTAGCTGGGCTTGTTCCACCACCTACCGAAAGGCACCGAAACTGCATCGTCGGTTAGAAACGATTTTAAAGCTGTTAACTACTGAGGAGGAGAATTTACTCCCTAGGTGTGCTGAGGTCGGTCTTGGGTGTGGACTCACATTCCTCGAGAAGTGTGAGAGAGTTCGTATTTCTTCGCCTCTGCTACACTTACCTCCGCTGGCTTACAACATCGGCAGCAGTGCACCAGCCTCATGCTCTTCTCCTCATCTGTGTGTACAGAACTTGTTAGTAGCACTTCATCTCTCCGCGCCTGAAAGGAGTTTGCTGTTCTTTAGGTATTAGCAGTTGATAACTTCCGATAGCTAGGTTTTCaaatgggggaggggggtaACACTGCAGGATTTTAACTGTCAGAGGTGTAAGAGGGGTTTGCTTGTGTTGGACACAGAATCAGagtatctcaagttggaagggatccataaggatcatcaagttCAGCTCCTGTGCTGTACTGTTGGCATGATCATACTCATGTATGAGTATGATATACTCAAGGTTTATGTGTAAACTGAAATCAAGCCAAGGTGGTGGTTCATCTCCTTTTACAGCAAGTTAAGTTGTTCATCTAGTCACAAGACTGTAGATCTCTCATTCTTCATACCTTGTGTTAGAGTGTATTGGTGGGAGAAGATACCAGGCAAGTAAGTGTAAGTATAGACCTTATTATACCTCAGAATTAAATAGCTCCTAAACCCTGCGTgtttagtaaaagaaaaagaaaacccaaaccaactttttttccagtctttcaaGTAACATtgatactttttccttttttttctaaacagaaacGCAGCCCTGAAGagaatgcttttttcttcagtaaattaACATATTCCTGGTTTAGCAGGTGAGAATTTAAACTGCTTGTTGATGTTCATTGATGCTCACAGAATTACAGAGCACCCACTTAAATTTCACACCATGATTCTGGCTTGAGCCAAAGCCTAAGCCTGAGATTGCTGTTAGCTTTTtgtataaaaatcaaaatttacAACTTTTAGACCTCATACTCAAATATTTTATGGAGTATTGTTTATACATAGTAGCAGTCATTTTGTATGTTATCTAATGGCATTATATAGAACATTAATATTTTGATAACTGAGCACAATGTTCTtatcatagaatcgtttagattggaaaagacctttgagatcatgcAAGTGTTAACCCAGGAgtgccaagtccatcactaaaccatgtccctaagcaccacatttacgcattttttaaatgcctccagggatagtgattccaccacctccctgggcagcctggtccaatgcttgaccaccctttcagtgaagacatttttcctaatatccaagctaaacttcccctggcacaacttgaggctgtttcctcttgtcctgtcacttgtgtGAAAGAAGAGACGTactccccacctgcctacagcctcctttcaggcagttgtagagagcaatagGGTCCCCCtttgagccttctcttctccagactaaataACCCCAGTTCCACCTCATAAGACTtctagacccttccccagcttcactgcccttctctggacaccctccagcacctcaatgtccctcttgtgGTGGGGGGCTCCAAACTGAACgcaggatttgaggtgcagcctcatcagtgctgagtacagggggacaatcactgccctggtcctgctggccacactgttttggataccaGCCGggctgctgttggcctccttggccccctgggcacactgctggctcatgcccagccggctgtcaaccagcacccccaggccctttcccaccaggcagcttcccagccactctgcccccagcctgtagtgtTGCGTGGGGTTGTTACTGCTCAGctgcaggacccggcacttctctTGTCACAATAGACAATATTTTTAGACAGTGGGatataaaaagacaaattaggctatctttttttatttattatctgACTGTGTAAAGAGTGGCAGtagataaaaattaatataaggTTTCCTTTATACTCCATGTAGTGATACAAAAATTTGCTAGATATCCAGGAACAAATATTCAGTAGTACATTGAAGGTATTTTCCAAGTAGCCAATTTCATgctcatttttctccctcttttatGGCAGGCACATGTTATTACTGTAGAACACCTGCTCATAAACAACAATGATTCttggaaaatattctgaaaaataggAACTGAAAGCTCAACTCATGCAGCTTCCTGTCACTTAGTATTTTGGTTGTTATTTCAAACAATTTCATGTGTTATGTCTTGTGACCGttactaatttttaatatttttctttctgctttaaaaaccaTTTGAATCAGATATATACACACTTCAAAAATCtagaagtgaggaaaaaaattgaaactaTTATAACTGTTTCTTGCTTTATTCAATATTATTAATTctaaggaagaaaggaaatggtATTTGCTATTCAGAAGCTGAGACAAAACAATCAGATTGTTTCAAAGATTCAGAGTATTCAGTTGAACTCTGGTCCTTGAAGTTTGTCAGTTTCAGAGTAGCTTTGTTTATTTACCAGTCCTTATGGTCTACAccataaatacaaattttcagttttttctagAAAAGTTATGCAGCATACTGAGTGCAACACTTCTACATGATATTTATGTGTTTATTATGTCATTGTTTGCCCATATGTCCAAGCTAGGCTatcctttgcattttttaacaaattctACAATGTTTAacaaaaagggggggggggggaggattTTGGTTCTGCTTAGAGCTTATTTGGCTATGAAATAACTGGATTCAACTGAACTAATATTGTGAACATTAGATATGTTCCCTCTTTGCAGTCACACAAGCAAACACAATATATTATGGCTAATATATACTTACCTTAAGTGCTTGCAGCCTAGATGAGGAAGTCTCAAATTAATTGTTACATAATAAACCCGTAATGCTATATTATGTTACTTTGGAATTCAGGCAATCTGGAGCTTACAGTGCCGAGGGCATTTGGTAGATCTATCTATCCTCTGGCAGCAGTGAGTTTTGGCATTGAGATGAGTTATGCAGAATTCTTAAACAGTTCCCACTCAAGTACCAATGGGCTTGCTTTCCTCATCTGTCTCAAAAAGTGGCACTTTTAGTGAGAAGCTATGTTATTTTTGCCTTAATTTATCAAGCAAATTCACTTTTTATCAATGTTACAGTTTCAGTAGATATTTGGGTGGCTCTTGGGGATAATGAGGTCCACCCCCACTAGGAACATGACAATCTgcaaaaaagtgtttctgagTCATTTTCTGCCCTGTGATGAGGCACACGTTAGCCCCAGGGCCAGCGCTGGCGCTGACGGCACAGGAGGAATATGCTGGAGGTGCACACTGGAGAAGACAGACACTGCGCTTGTGTTGcatgcagcagggaaggaaattCCCACCAGCTGGAAAGCATTAGGGCACGCACTCCATCTATGCATGTGTCTCTCGTTGATTCCTAGGTGTTTGGGACTTCCTGTAAGTTAGAGAACATTGTCAACATtaattcttttgcatttttcccaCCTCAGAAATGGTGTGGCACAGTTTGAGTTGTCATAAATCTGACATGCTTGTCAAAAATTCCACATGgtctaattttctttcagagttcCCTCATGTTCACTGTATTAGTCATCCctattttgccatttttaagAGCATCTTTAGGTTCTGTTGACACTTAAGTGTgtaaaagcactttttaaaaacaaaattttaacagCTGAAGATCTGTAAGGAAACTTCCATTGTACTTGTGCTGAAACCCATAAGTTTAATGTTACCTTGGTTGAACAAGTATGACTAGCAACATAGTGAGTCACCATCCCCGGAGGTATCTAAAAGACAGGTAGATGTGGGACTTAGGGAAATTGTTTAGTCCTAGCCTTGGTACTGTTAGGTTAgcagttggactaggtgatcttaagggtcttttccaacctcaatgattctatgataatgCAGTCCTGTGAtagaaaaagtatttcattcCAGATCACAATAGTAAGTGTGTAATGATGCTATGCATTTGTTTATGCAATATTGTATTTTCCTGTAAAGAAATATGGGATCATAAATGTAGGCAGATTCTGAGGTTTCCTCAGAATTTGCTGCTCAGATGTGACAATCTGCTTGGGCTCTTCTTACTTCAGGTGAATTTCAGAGTATTTAAGGTGACTGTAAGTATGTTCCACTGTAGTTTGTAGTCTTTGGAGGATTGCATATGTTATTGGGATTATAAAGTTCATGTATATACACTAAATTATATCATTAGCTTCTTGAGTTAGTAGTTCTGCTTGGTTTGGCTGCTGTATTTCTTGCTGTATaaatttattgctttctttcagaCTAATATCTATAGGCTATAAGAAGCCATTGGAAAGGGATGACCTATTTGAACTGAATGAAAGTGATTCACCATACAGTGTGTGTCCTAACTTTGAAAAGCAATGGCgaaaagaaatccagaagtCTACCACAGGATTCATGGTAGCTATAATTCTGACAATAGGCAATATCCTTTTCTAGTTTTAAGGAGTCTAGAAGCTGGAGAGGATTTTTATAATCTTGTTTATTA
Encoded here:
- the RBM11 gene encoding splicing regulator RBM11 gives rise to the protein MATCGPSPTQQTHHEASESDEYGLMNHFLAQQYAVQSPMGQQFPYYQMTPLLPSNLYFSPNQNQAANFKSAQSSFELALPHASDSQVHQVDEGTSKRKREQQSCDSDTSVEDDKMKQRERDQKYKKCKTKKKAH